The sequence agcgtCTATGACCTATATCATATACATTATATGGGTTCATGGTGGTGGAACATCTGTTTTATAACCACTTCAGGACATTGACACTTTGGAAGCGTTGTCACAAGTGGAGTGAAGAGGGTATCCAACAGATGTTCCACCACCATGCACCCTATAAAACTGGACCCACGTAATGTAGATCATATATTATAGGTCATAGGCGCTATGAGAAGAGAagaccaagacccctttcacactgaggcggttttcaggcgttatagcacctgaaaactgcctcccattcatttcagtgtgacttttcacactgggtcggtgcgcttgcgggacattaAGAAAAGTCCTAGAAGCAGCATCTTTGGCGCGGTTTGGGATCGCTGTATTTAGCGTTCCCAAAACGctctgcccattaaaatgaatggacagtgcctgaaaagcacctcGGAAGTGCCGCAACACGGGTGCTTTTGATGCGTTcttagggaaaaaaacacagcttgAAAAGCGTCGCTAAAGTGAGCAGCACTTTACCACTAACGCCCAGCGCTttgagtgtgaaagcagccttagggaaACTCTTCCTCCTGTCTGAAGCAGATTgctgacatcatctcagcctaggcaaaggcACTTGATTCCTGTTCAAAGATTGCGTTTTAATGATTACATTTTAAATACAGAACTTTTTGGGGGAAATACCGTAATACACAGCGGTGTCATTTGCTACACACTGATTACTATGAAATGTAGAAACTATAGCAAATGTTTGCATAAATATCCAAGCTGCCGGATTTAGTTGGCATTTCCCCAAGATCCTTTAGTAGCAATACAGAACATTCTAGGTGCTTTTCTAGTGAAAACTTCCTCATTACCTCATCAATCATCTTTCTGGCATTGGCTATGGTGTAATCTCCAGCAAAGAAAACCACCAAGCAGGACTCGTCACTTTTTTTCAGACGCTGTCCCCAAGTGACTGGCACTATGCTCCGGTTACCATCTGTAGAAATGCGCACTGCTTTCAGTTCCTCGGAGTCCGGGAGGGGCACACAATCTTGCACCGCACAGTCACTTGCAAGAAGACTCCAGTTTGTCTCTCCCGACACGGGGGTGAAGTCGTGGATGTTGCTCCAAGTGTTGTTGAAGATGCTCAGCCCCGCATCCTTGAACTGTGCTGCCAGTTCTGGGTAGTAGAACTGGAAACATCCAAACTTCATTCCAGTGGAGGACTCTATGATTGGCTGTGTGGTGCAGCATAAAAATATATCCATTTTCCTGCAGTCTCTAGTGCGGAACTGCTGACAGGCCACAATGCATTTGCAATCTTTACAGTCACGAAAGAACACGCTGCCCTTTACAGGCCCTAAGAAGATGCGGCAGTTTGTACAGTCATCAATAGTGATGGTTGCAGAATGGTCCAGTATATAGATGTTGCAGTTCTCACATTCCTGTATTACAAATTGTTGGCCTGCGACTTTATCTGGCAACCGTCCTACTGTCTGGTCCTTTAAGCCATTAAACATGTAGTCCTTTGGATCTACCTGGAATGCAAAAAGACAAAACACAAAAGTCAGTGAAATGTTATCAGTAACATAATATATCCACAGGACATAGTGGAGCAAACAGCTTTTTCCCTTAGAAGAGAAACAGGCAGGAATTGGgaaaaaagtttgttaaaaatgACTGAAATGCATACTGATCACCTACAGGAGGGTTGTTCCCCTTAGTGTGGaacacttaggccgggtacacacgaacaaacatgtacggtgaaaccggtccgtcggaccgttttcaccgtacatgcctgccagagggcttctgtacgatggttgtactaaccatcgtacagaagtccgcgcgtaaacaatacgcggggcgtgtccgcgtcgtcgccgcgacaatgacgcggagacgtgggcgggcctgccatttaaaggcttccacgcatgcgtcgaagtcattcgacgcatgcgagggacggcgggcgcctggacatgtacggtaggtctgtactgacgaccgtacatgtccgagcgggcaggattccagcggacggttttaaaacacgtccacgaatatttgcccgctgggaaaaggcccggcgggcaaatgtttgctggaattcggcccgctcgcgcctacacacgaccgaacatgtatgctgaaactggcccgcgtacatgtttggtcgtgtgtacggggccttacaggtccCGTCTTCCCCCCTTTGATTGGACAGTGAATGGAGAAGCAGTACACTAATAAACTGATCTCTCACTAAGCTGGTCACGCTACTTCTCCTCTTGGTTTGCACAAGGGTGACatcaacttaaagtgttactaaacccaggaccctgcattcactatatctggtctcccacagtacacagaacatggaaatgcaattgaagtaaaaccttggattgcaagcataatttgttctggaAATGTGCCTGTATTCTAAAGCACTTCAAAGaagtggcggacacatcggacaattttgacacatttttgggaccattgtcattttcacagcaaaaagtgctataaaaatgcattgtttactgtgaaaatgacaattccagtttgagagttaaccactagggggcgatgaaggggttaagcgtgacctcatatgtttctaactgtaggggggcggggctggacatgtgacatcattgatcgcctttccctatatcagggaacagacgatcaatgacagcgccactgtgaagaacggggaaggtgtgtttacacacacctcttcccgttcttcagctcctgtgaccgatcgcgggactccggcggcgatcaggtccgcgggtcccgcggcctcggaccgggtcgcaggcgcgcacccgcgacccacagctggacatttaacaatcacgtacaggtacgtgattgtgcccaaccatgccattctgccgacgtatatcggcgttaagcggtctttaagtggtttaaCGGaattttatttggaaaaaaaaaatacacttttttaaatttaaatagaaaacagtaaagttagcccaaatttttgtatattgtgaaattgttacgccgagtaaatagataccaaacatgttactgttaaaaattgcgcccactcgttgaatggcgacaaacaacggtgcttaaaaatctccaaaaacatcccttgtgacagtaataggcagcgacaggtactctttatggagagatctggggtctacaagacctcaaatccctcctttgcccttcaagtattcagatcgccaaaagcGGCGAttctgaacaatttttttttttcaaatcagtgccattggcagccgagtaaaccggaagagACATTGTGACGTCGCTTCCATAATTTTACAAATAAGACCCGATCGATGCCGAATCCGGCCACGTTCGTGTGACAGCCTAGCCGAATCGTGGATCAGGTCTCCCGGTGAAGAGCGGCAGACGGTTGGGGAGGGAGCACATCCCCTCCTACTGCTTGGGATAACGGCTGTGCCAGATCGGCTGTTATCACCAGATAGCCGCCCGCCCGCTCTGAAAAAACGGTAACGGCTACACCCCGATACACATCCACTTCCTCAAGCCGACGTACTACAGTGATttgcgtgaagtggttaaagtctatgggcacaagtcagATAGAAATCGTCTTGAAGTAGTACAAGAttcttttctaaagtcggagcaaCTCATGAAGACCGCTCATGAAGACCaacatgggatttcacatgtcacgCAAATTGGAGTGTCACAGTCCGTATTCCCGCCGCATACGTTCCTGGAATAAGCTCTAAAAGTTTTGGGTGCGGTAGCGGCAGCCAGCTGGATACTGGAACCTATACGATATGTAGacattcaccagcacaccaaggatcaattACATCACAATGTAGTGTAATGATCACATCACAATGTAGTGCgatgtttcggagccacgcaggaccccttcatcagacttatatctttttattgattttgtattaataaaatttgatatcatttttttatacatttgctTATACAATTTGAATTTATCTTGGCCTAACTTGTACCGAGAAAGTCCAATTACCCTTGTTCTTTAAGGAAGTTTGGTTGGGGACCAAGCTCCTCATCCCTATATCTCTATATACCTGGATGATGGTACAAATTTTCCATACTCTTTTTACTACTATTATAGTCATAGAGGCTACATGTATTTCTCTATGCACTACCATGGAGAAATATACattgtttaaaataaatacaaaacaaaaagatCTCTATAAATCTTAATTATGCTCCAGTTAATGAAGACCTAAGGGTTACGGAGATTATGTGCCACATACAAAAACACCCAAGTTGGCTTGCTAACTGCTTAGGCAGTTTGTATGTTATTTCTTAAAAGTATTCTTATGTTTTATGCACTCGGTCAACAGAGAAAGGCGACATCTGAAAGTGTGTAAACTTGAGGTTTAGACACAAGAAAGCCACTATTGAGCGAGTTTGGTTGCCAACTTCCTTATAGACACTCCGGTTAAATCTATGGGAGCTCTGCAACAGCAGCTCTGTGTTTTGTGCTCAGTTTCAGCTGCCCCGATCGACTTACACAAAGACAACATTCACCAACTCAGAGTTGTGACTAGACCAGAAGCATTCCTTCATAACGGAAGATTATTCAAACATCGGACTAGATGAGA comes from Rana temporaria chromosome 2, aRanTem1.1, whole genome shotgun sequence and encodes:
- the RP2 gene encoding protein XRP2; the protein is MGCAFSKKAKRKGSAKDSGPTEQPQPEEGQESKQYSWDKREKVDPKDYMFNGLKDQTVGRLPDKVAGQQFVIQECENCNIYILDHSATITIDDCTNCRIFLGPVKGSVFFRDCKDCKCIVACQQFRTRDCRKMDIFLCCTTQPIIESSTGMKFGCFQFYYPELAAQFKDAGLSIFNNTWSNIHDFTPVSGETNWSLLASDCAVQDCVPLPDSEELKAVRISTDGNRSIVPVTWGQRLKKSDESCLVVFFAGDYTIANARKMIDEMVGKSFILIQTKEVAMKPEDARRVFRDQATEFIPLLENGPVVAMEFNGDEAVQTCQSVVGNIFSGTMVFVSESKSSASQDVDNFYNFADMQMGM